One region of Cheilinus undulatus linkage group 4, ASM1832078v1, whole genome shotgun sequence genomic DNA includes:
- the LOC121507800 gene encoding uncharacterized protein LOC121507800 translates to MNGIDSLDLRNDPDYRGRVEYHCYDNSCTLRITNVRQSDSAEYRFMLMTNQPEGGVTGSPGVTLSVTDPDLHVKVINTTIPHGVTWRELNCHSRCLLPDRPSYIWYINGRRILTETSFRLSGYLFPADSYTCALKGFEGSPSPSVCVEGENCSRVTYTNRSICAFEGSTVDISCTYKKYGSVTSKFWFTPHRSQSWRFPSTPEDLREDPPYAGRAQVLEKEGGHSTLRISDLKQSDSAQYHFKFKTQRLQWHNDLPATSLTVTALQVQVSSVKWVRPYYSAVLKCLSTCSPAPHHLYIWYRNGERVQEGTSSVSGYFHHSDSVACAVKGYEDFPSPSVCVRGEACNRVTYNVRNICTLKGSSVNISCTYTSNGSLQSKFWFSPDCSHQWKRGTEPEDLSKDPQYADRVQISESWSGQSSLRISELRERDSAQYHFKFKTAGFEWGNSFAGTTLTVTALQVKVISVTVHQDYTEAELRCHSSCSPAGGISYTWFKNGQKIQSAENSSHRDRLYPGDFMSCASKGLENYASPSVYALKTPSVWVSPVDEITEGSSVTLTCSSDANRTAKYTWYRKNQTLSSEGAQLVFSSIQSSDSAEYQCAAENQLGRRESKPVFIHVQSGVKLPIVAGLVTVVLLVIVSISVLLWIR, encoded by the exons ATGAATGGAATCGACTCTTTGGATCTGAGAAATGACCCAGATTACAGAGGTCGTGTGGAGTATCACTGTTATGATAACAGCTGCACCCTGAGGATCACCAATGTCAGACAGAGCGACTCAGCTGAGTACAGATTCATGCTGATGACAAACCAACCAGAGGGAGGAGTTACTGGTTCACCTGGAGTCACTCTGTCAGTCACAG ATCCAGATTTACATGTGAAGGTGATTAATACAACAATCCCCCATGGTGTAACCTGGAGAGAGCTGAACTGTCACAGCAGATGTTTACTTCCTGATCGTCCTTCCTACATTTGGTACATTAATGGACGCAGGATTCTCACAGAAACATCTTTCAGACTTTCAGGCTACTTGTTTCCTGCTGACAGTTACACCTGCGCCCTGAAAGGTTTCGAGGGttctccttctccttcagtGT GTGTTGAAGGGgaaaactgcagcagagtgACATACACCAACAGAAGCATCTGCGCCTTTGAAGGCTCAACAGTGGACATTTCTTGTACTTACAAAAAATACGGATCAGTGACTTCAAAATTCTGGTTCACCCCTCATCGTAGTCAGTCCTGGCGGTTCCCCTCAACTCCTGAGGACCTAAGAGAAGACCCCCCGTATGCAGGTCGAGCTCAGGTCttggagaaagagggagggcACTCCACTCTGAGGATCTCTGACCTGAAACAAAGCGATTCAGCCCAGTATCACTTCAAGTTCAAGACACAAAGACTTCAATGGCACAATGATTTACCTGCTACGTCTCTGACTGTCACAG CTCTACAGGTGCAGGTGAGCAGTGTAAAATGGGTCAGGCCATATTACTCTGCAGTGCTGAAGTGTCTCAGTACCTGCAGTCCAGCTCCTCATCATCTCTACATCTGGTACAGAAATGGAGAGAGAGTTCAGGAGGGAACATCCTCTGTTTCTGGATACTTTCACCATTCAGACAGTGTCGCCTGTGCTGTAAAAGGATATGAAGATTTCCCATCACCTTCAGTCT GTGTCCGTGGTGAAGCCTGCAACAGAGTGACATACAATGTCAGAAACATCTGTACCCTTAAAGGCTCATCAGTGAACATTTCATGCACCTACACCAGCAATGGGAGTCTTCAATCAAAGTTTTGGTTCAGTCCTGATTGTAGTCATCAGTGGAAGAGAGGCACAGAGCCTGAAGACCTCAGTAAAGACCCCCAGTATGCAGATCGTGTCCAGATCTCTGAAAGCTGGAGTGGACAGTCGTCTCTGAGGATCTctgagctgagagagagagactctgcTCAGTATCACTTCAAGTTTAAAACAGCAGGCTTTGAATGGGGGAACAGCTTCGCTGGTACAACTCTGACTGTCACAG CTCTCCAGGTGAAGGTGATCAGTGTAACAGTCCACCAGGATTATACTGAGGCAGAGCTGAGGTGTCACAGCAGCTGTAGTCCTGCTGGTGGGATTTCTTATACCTGGTTCAAGAACGGACAGAAAATCCAGAGTGCTGAAAACTCTTCTCATAGAGATCGGCTTTATCCAGGAGACTTTATGTCTTGTGCTTCAAAAGGACTTGAAAATTACGCCTCACCCTCTGTGT ATGCTCTGAAGACTCCCTCTGTGTGGGTGAGTCCTGTGGATGAAATAACAGAGGGCAGTTCAGTCACTCTGAcctgtagcagtgatgctaacagAACAGCTAAATACACCTGGTACAGGAAGAACCAAACCCTGTCCAGTGAGGGAGCACAGCTTGTCTTCAGCTCCATCCAGTCCTCTGACTCTGCAGAGTATCAGTGTgcagctgagaaccagctggGGAGGAGAGAATCTAAACCCGTCTTTATCCATGTCCAAT
- the LOC121508409 gene encoding B-cell receptor CD22-like isoform X2 — protein sequence MLKTLLIEIGFIQETLCLVLQKDLKITPHPLCTPSVWVSPVDEITEGSSVTLTCSSDANRAAKYTWYRKNQTLSSEGAQLVFSSIQSSDSAEYQCAAENQLGRRESKPVFIHVQYAPRLPSVSVSPSAEIVEGSSVTLTCSSDANPAANYTWYKENEDSPLASGQIFTITDVRAEHSGNYYCEAKNTRGRHNSTFTLTVMSASISNISRITLGLLMILLLLLLILWRRKKDIMEAEPAEAMELNSDPAYGNISAVTAAQREDRGAGRCCMKSSAHEDENSSEEFNCNKERICLLPSLFNSGTGSE from the exons ATGCTGAAAACTCTTCTCATAGAGATCGGCTTTATCCAGGAGACTTTATGTCTTGTGCTTCAAAAGGACTTGAAAATTACGCCTCACCCTCTGTGT ACTCCCTCTGTGTGGGTGAGTCCTGTGGATGAAATAACAGAGGGCAGTTCAGTCACTCTGAcctgtagcagtgatgctaacagAGCAGCTAAATACACCTGGTACAGGAAGAACCAAACCCTGTCCAGTGAGGGAGCACAGCTTGTCTTCAGCTCCATCCAGTCCTCTGACTCTGCAGAGTATCAGTGTgcagctgagaaccagctggGGAGGAGAGAATCTAAACCCGTCTTTATCCATGTCCAAT ATGCTCCAAGGCTTCCCTCTGTATCAGTGAGTCCCTCTGCTGAGATAGTGGAGGGCAGTTCAGTGACTCTGAcctgtagcagtgatgctaacccAGCAGCTAATTACACCTGGTACAAGGAGAATGAAGACTCACCTCTAGCTTCAGGACAGATCTTCACCATCACTGATGTCAGAGCTGAACACAGTGGGAATTATTACTGTGAGGCCAAGAACACAAGAGGGCGCCATAACTCCACCTTCACCCTGACTGTTATGTCAG CATCCATATCAAACATCTCCAGGATAACTCTGGGACTCTTGatgattcttcttcttctcctcttgaTTCTGTGGAGGAG GAAGAAGGACATTATGGAGGCTGAACCTGCAGAAGCAAtggag TTAAACTCTGATCCTGCGTACGGGAACATCTCAGCCGTCACTGCAGcacagagagaagacagaggAGCAGGAAGATGCTGTATGAAGTCCTCAG CACACGAAGATGAAAACAGCAGTGAGGAATTTAACTGCAACAAAGAGAGGATTTGTctccttccttctctctttAACAG TGGTACAGGCTCAGAGTGA